The stretch of DNA TTCTCTGATTCACGGATTTGCTCCGCCCGAAAATCAGCCGGAGACGATTACCATCAGGACACATGGGGAGAATGCGGGAATTGTCGATGTCCAGGAAGTGGATCAGGGCAATGTGATTCTTGCGTTAGATGTTGAAGGCTGCGTTCGGGCATGGGATCGCAATACCCCAAAACTGCTGTGGGAGAAAATCGACGTAGTTTGGAGTCCACATCTTTCCTTGACGCTTTCGCCCGATAAAAAACTGTTGGCGACTGCTCAACAAGGGAGTGAGGTCGTGTGGATTTACGATGCCATAACGGGAGCAGAACGCCACAAACTTGCGGGCAACGATTCCTGGGTTTTCAAGACGGTGTTTTCGCCGGACGGCAGCCAATTGGCGTGTGCAGCGGGTGGTAATATTGCACTGTGGGATACGAATCATGGGAAGCTGCTACGAACACTAAGCCTTCAGAAAGAACCGGTCGCTCCACTTATCGCGATGGATTTTTCACCGGATGGCAAGATGCTGGCAGCGCCTCGCGACGATGGTTCGATTGGTCTTTTTGATTATCGCACCGGGAAGCTTTTGAAGTCGTTAAAGCCACCGCTTACGGAAGGTGTTGATTGGACTGTTGCATTGACGTTTAGCCCGAACGGCAAATACTTAGTCA from Symmachiella dynata encodes:
- a CDS encoding WD40 repeat domain-containing protein, with protein sequence MVTPATSVLALCSLIHGFAPPENQPETITIRTHGENAGIVDVQEVDQGNVILALDVEGCVRAWDRNTPKLLWEKIDVVWSPHLSLTLSPDKKLLATAQQGSEVVWIYDAITGAERHKLAGNDSWVFKTVFSPDGSQLACAAGGNIALWDTNHGKLLRTLSLQKEPVAPLIAMDFSPDGKMLAAPRDDGSIGLFDYRTGKLLKSLKPPLTEGVDWTVALTFSPNGKYLVSLGQLLGVTWWNLETGDHMDVSRRYSEKKQEINFDSSTGFSLVGTVFSPDGEEIISNHYNKGKLATAKIWNLKLGANTQSFPLNGEVGLFSSCFDDSGKHVATAVIESDKINDPNAVAQVDVWKKSSGKSLRTLEIPVGMITALRFNKTGNSLLMGCANGEIRVWNWKPERENSTK